The window CCATCGAAGCCGTCCATCTCGGCCAGAAGCTGGTTTAACGTCTGCTCCCGCTCATCGTTGCCGCTGAAGCCGCCGCCGTCACGCTTTTTACCGATCGTATCGATCTCATCGATAAATACGATACAGGGCGCCTTCTCATTCGCCTGCTTAAACAGATCCCTTACCTTTGACGCTCCCATACCCACAAACATCTCCACAAACTCTGAACCGGAGATGGAAAAGAACGGTACGTGTGCCTCGCCGGCCACCGCTCTGGCAAGAAGCGTCTTACCGGTACCCGGAGGGCCGACCAGCAGTGCGCCCTTTGGAAGGCTGGCGCCGATATCTGCATATTTCTGCGGATTATGAAGGAAGTCCACGATCTCCTTTAAGGCGTCCTTCGCCTCTTCCTGGCCCGCCACGTCGGCAAAGGTCTTGCCGGTCTCTGACTCCGCG of the Anaerotignum faecicola genome contains:
- a CDS encoding AAA family ATPase — encoded protein: AESETGKTFADVAGQEEAKDALKEIVDFLHNPQKYADIGASLPKGALLVGPPGTGKTLLARAVAGEAHVPFFSISGSEFVEMFVGMGASKVRDLFKQANEKAPCIVFIDEIDTIGKKRDGGGFSGNDEREQTLNQLLAEMDGFDGKKGVVILAATNRPDSLDKALLRPGRFDRRIPVELPDLGG